The following are encoded in a window of Glandiceps talaboti chromosome 5, keGlaTala1.1, whole genome shotgun sequence genomic DNA:
- the LOC144435271 gene encoding sulfotransferase 1C4-like has product MVDAETIKNSGHEIAVDKIRNFELRSDDILLLTYPKSGTTWMKEVLPLVLNGGNIDAIKDTPPDVRAPYLDFTLSANDPILKRLLGGFGVPDGFDMNEMASPRVLVSHLRCEFLPRQYEEKKPKVIYVARNPKDVAVSTFHFVQKELPAVNKEPYANFGEFLEDFGDAKNGSQIVLYDGTPWRDHVTTWWKRRHEPNVLFVTFEDMKRNLQNSVRKVAEFLEVKLDDEAVERIAHHCSFDSMKKNPMALKADYCANVLKVNPSEASPFIRKGKVGGWKEHFTVAENENFDKAYKEWMKDSDLDMTFELSQ; this is encoded by the exons ATGGTCGATGCGGAAACGATAAAAAATTCGGGTCATGAAATAGCAGTCGACAAGATTAGGAACTTTGAGCTTCGATCGGATGACATACTGCTACTGACGTACCCTAAATCGG GCACAACGTGGATGAAGGAAGTCCTTCCACTCGTGCTGAACGGTGGCAACATTGATGCTATCAAAGATACACCACCTgatgtgagggcgccctactTGGATTTCACGTTGTCAGCTAATGACCCAATCTTGAAGCGTTTGCTTGGGGGCTTCGGAGTTCCAGATGGATTCGATATGAATGAAATGGCATCACCGAGAGTTCTTGTTTCCCATTTGAGATGCGAATTTTTACCTCGGCAGTACGAAGAGAAAAAACCTAAG GTGATATACGTTGCTCGTAATCCAAAGGATGTCGCCGTTTCAACGTTCCATTTCGTGCAGAAGGAGCTCCCCGCTGTCAACAAGGAACCATATGCAAATTTCGGAGAATTTCTAGAGGACTTTGGTGATGCTAAGAACGGCTCGCAAATAGTTCTAT ACGATGGAACCCCTTGGCGAGATCACGTGACGACTTGGTGGAAAAGACGACACGAACCAAACGTCCTCTTTGTGACTTTTGAGGATATGAAAAGG aacCTACAAAACTCAGTTCGTAAAGTTGCAGAATTCCTCGAAGTAAAATTGGACGACGAAGCAGTTGAAAGAATCGCCCATCACTGTAGTTTTGATAGCATGAAGAAAAACCCTATGGCATTGAAGGCTGATTATTGTGCTAACGTGTTGAAAGTGAACCCATCAGAGGCGTCGCCGTTCATTCGGAAAG GTAAAGTTGGCGGTTGGAAGGAACATTTTACTGTTGCCGAAAATGAGAATTTCGACAAAGCCTACAAGGAATGGATGAAAGATAGTGACCTTgatatgacctttgaactctcgCAATAA
- the LOC144435315 gene encoding NAD-dependent protein deacetylase sirtuin-7-like: MAAELNIHTRPARKTARKFSLNTENELKARIRQISIILKKAVEERSSEDQAILKGSQDIVNEIERRARLRDHAKRKLQEVEDPPGELLSKTMQLVDAIKQAKHLVVYTGAGISTAASIPDYRGPNGVWTLLQKRKSLEGTKSLVDAEPTLTHMAITKLHHKGYVRHVVSQNCDGLHMRSGLPRQALSEVHGNMYIEVCTECDPEREYVRLFDVTEKTSFRRHMTDRCCKECGSPLRDTIVHFGEKGNLDQPLNWQAAADSADKADVILCLGSSLKILRRYPCLWGMNKVQRKRPKLYIINLQWTPKDDVAAVKINGKCDDVMRIVMETLSLDVSQYHKDSDPIFQLTTPVSKDELCTINTKHLQLFDVKCCDEDVKPVLNENGEVIERKETNFRTIPGWFGKGCAKRTAKGKRLKTT; this comes from the exons atggcggcgGAACTAAACATTCATACACGGCCTGCTAGGAAAACAGCAAGAAAATTTAGTCTAAATACAGAAAACGAACTTAAAGCAAGGATAAGACAG ATAAGCATAATTCTGAAGAAAGCAGTAGAGGAGAGATCATCAGAAGATCAAGCAATACTGAAAGGTTCTCAGGACATTGttaatgaaattgaaagaagGGCAAGACTTAGAGATCATGCTAAAAGGAAGCTACAAGAG GTTGAAGACCCTCCTGGGGAACTACTATCAAAAACAATGCAATTAGTTGATGCTATTAAACAAGCCAAACATTTGGTGGTTTACACTGGAGCAGGAATAAGTACA GCAGCATCCATACCAGACTATAGAGGTCCTAATGGTGTATGGACACTGCTGCAGAAAAGGAAATCTCTAGAGGG AACCAAGTCTCTGGTTGATGCTGAACCCACATTGACTCATATGGCTATAACTAAGCTTCATCATAAGGGATAT GTGAGGCATGTTGTTTCTCAAAATTGTGACGGACTCCACATGAGAAGTGGACTCCCAAGGCAGGCTCTGTCAGAAGTTCATGGCAATATGTATATAGAA GTTTGTACAGAATGTGACCCAGAAAGAGAATATGTCCGTCTGTTTGATGTAACTGAGAAGACCTCATTTAGGAGACACATGACTGATAGATGCTGTAAGGAATGTGGCTCACCACTCAGAGATACCATTGTACATTTTGGTGAGAAGGGAAATTTGGATCAACCTCTAAACTGGCAAGCAGCTGCTGATTCAGCCGATAAAGctgatgttattttatgtcTCGGATCCAGTCTGAag ATTCTGAGGAGATATCCATGTCTATGGGGTATGAATAAAGTGCAACGTAAACGTCCAAAACTGTACATTATTAATCTCCAG TGGACACCCAAGGATGATGTAGCTGCAGTGAAGATTAATGGAAAATGTGATGATGTGATGAGGATTGTCATGGAAACACTAAGCTTAGATGTTTCACAGTATCATAA aGACAGTGATCCAATCTTTCAGCTAACTACACCTGTATCAAAAGATGAACTTTGTACCATAAATACTAAACATTTACAACTATTTGATGTAAAGTGTTGCGATGAAGATGTAAAACCAGTACTCAATGAGAATGGAGAAGTTATAGAAAGGAAAGAAACAAATTTCAGGACAATACCAGGATGGTTTGGTAAAGGTTGTGCTAAAAGGACTGCTAAGGGGAAACGACTGAAAACAACATGA